The sequence ATCAAATTTTTATTAATACATTTAGAGATGTGATATATGAGAACTCGGATGATACTTTGTTTCATATGATACGAATCAATTGCTGGACTACTGGATTGTTAACTGGTGCTATATGGGCTGTCAAAACTCAAAAGCTTTGGTGAACTATATAAAAAGGGTGTACCCAGTGCtgaaagctcccacacaaggtggggtctggggaaggGAATTTCTAGACAGCCTTACCCTTGCATAATAATTCTGCAAGGAGGCTGGTTTGAACCCAGGACCTCCAGGCCACAAGTGGAGAGACTCTACCACTGTGCCAGGCCAGCCCTTCTTTGGTGGACTATATAGTTTCTGAAAATGGTGCTGCCTTGTTCTAGAGCCCCCCTGCATCCATCCCTCAGCCTGGTCCTTGGAACCTATTAATCCAGAAAAAGGAATCTGTTTAGAACTGGTAATGAAATGCTATTGTCCTAGAAATAACATGCCTTTTTTCCCCATATTAAATAGGGATGGTGTTTTGAAGATAAAGGGATGGTATTCTTTTGTCGCCACTGTTTTTGAGTTTCTACGTGGCTCATTCTTGTGTATATATCAAGAGAGGAGAACATCCTAACCTTCTTTGTATTGTTCTACCATATCACTTCTTTCTTGAAATCGAAGTATTGTAAGGTAGTTAGTAAGAATAAATTGTTCATCGTTAAAGGGATGAAAATATTAATATTATTTCGTACATAAAGAGGTCATACCCTGATTAAATCTATGGAAATCACTATATTATGAAAAAAAATGCATATTTGCCTGATCCAAAATTTCCCCTTTCTGAATATATGTGTTGATGTTGGCACTTCAGCAATCTCCAGAAACTGTTTCCCAGATCACCTTAGTAACCCCATGGTTGCTTTAGATTATATGTTAATGAGCTAACTATGTGTCCTAGTCTAGTACTTCTCAACTGGAGTACATTGTCAAGAATTCTATTTTTCATGGATCCAGAGACCCCCACCCCTCCCTGGTTCCTATGTGACATTGTGCCTATCTTCAGGTTCGGATCTATGTTGGGGCCAGGGCTACTCCAGTTTTTTCCTTCAATAATTATATATGTAGGAATTGCCTATATATATTTATGCACATATATTTTTGTGATTCTTAAACTCTATCAAATTAACCTACTTTCACCTAGTTTTTGCCTTCTTTTGCTTTTATTCTCAATTAAATTTTAGCTTCATGTTCTTTTTGGCCCCTGATTTTTCATTGAAACTCAGTCACTGCCTATATCATATCTATCCTTTAAGTAAAACATGAACTTTCGTCGGTGCGTACCTTCTGCCACCAACACCACTCTCCTTTTGGCAGTTGAAGAATAATGCAGCAACTGGTGGTCCAAGATTGTAAAATGCTGAGAAGTCTCTGATGTTAAAATTTTGCCGCCATCCTGGTGCATAAACTGTCTGCCGTGCTCCCTGTTTGAATAGCACAAAAACAAGCCGATGAATACCGGCTGGTGGCCGTGGAGCTTCATAGGGAACTATTTCATTGCCTGAAACATTTGTATTCTATATTAGACTTGCTTTGCACAATTCAATTTTTTAAGGTGAAGAATAAATTTGACCATTTGACAATATGGACTGCCACTGTTCAAACTATTTTGGGCGACAAGCTCCTCATCAGTTTGACATAGATATTCCCTGTAGCTCAGTGCCATTACTGCTGAGCCTGCTCCTTTTATACTCGCTGTAAATTCAGTAAATATAGATAATGTCCTGTGATGTCTTATTTGTTGACCTTCTTCTCAAACTATATACCTTAAGCTATATGTGCGGTTGGTCTCTACAGCCCAATATCATGTGCTGCATATCCACCATTGCATCCAGACATAAACATAGAAATATTGAAGTTGAAGATAGACTATCTACAGGCGGAACGTTTCCATTAGCGAGCATATAGAAAAAGGAGATAGGTCATTTGGTTGCCTATCATTaaatgcaataataaaatagtaAACTCATGAGCTGTGGCATGTTATGGAATTTCTGTTTAGTCTGCTAAAAGCATTCCAAATTCTGTTTAAAATGTGAAATCTGCTTGCAATCTTGATTGAATGACAGAGAAGCATGTCTATCTGTAGCCCAAGCCTAACAGATTGGCTAAGCCAGGTAAATGGAATGGGCTGGTATATGGCTCGAAAGAAGTCTGCCATACATTTTCTTACTGCTAATGTAGTAATTTGGCCAAGTCACATTGCTAGTATCTTTTCTGTGGGAACATGACACTAGTGCTTTGTGATAACCATAACTATGGTTTGTCTGCTTGTGCTAATACGTATGTGTGAACTCTACTAGGCAGCATCTTAAGGGAGGCTAGAAAGCACTGTGATAACTTTTCAGATTAGTGTTCTAAGTGGCATTCTAGTATTTTTTCTTCACTTGGAAATGGAAGTTCCCATGTTTGAAGAATCTGAAGTATGTCTAAATTTGGAATATAGGTGTATCTTGTATTTATGCTGGCCACAGGTCAAACATTGTATACTGTCAAGCAGTGAAGCAGGTAACAGTTTCCATCAACTTGATGTCCAATTGAGATCTCACCACATTGACAAATGTCATCAAGTGGGGCCCACAGAAAGTTACATGGTGTCAGATACTCAACTGGGGCACTGTTGGCAGATAAATACTGTCCAACTGCTTAACCTGCATCAAAGACAGGTGCAGTCACATATTAGAGCGCGGCACACACCCCTCTCTCTAAGGTGCTTTGCATTTGACTCACATGTACTCcatccgttccgatttactcgtcgtggttttagttcaaaggaacggagggagtatgaggtATCTGTATTTGAGATGGTTATGTATAGTTTAGCCTTCAGTAGGGTAATCATAAAACTTTACTTGGAAACTAGATAGAGTTTATTCGTCTCAAACTCTCAGTTGCTGCAGTGTCACCTTAAATCCAAAAAGATTAAGTATAGGGGTATAGAACGAAAATGCCTAATTAAAGACAAATAATCTCAGCATACGCTATATTAGCCTATTAAATAAACCTAATATGCATGTGTCAGTGACTGAAAGTGTACTCCTGTTTGCGATTAGTTTGACGATGGCTTGAATTAACCATTGGCTTGATTCGTACTTTTTTTTGAGTAGTTGCAATAATTCTCTAAAACCCTTGTGCACATCTTCGCTTGCAAATTTTATTTTGTTGGAACTTATGTTGTCATTTGTCATATACCACCTCCGCTAGCCTACCAAAACATCATATGTtttagaacggaggtagtagttcaTTAAGTAGCGGGCTTATATGATTGTTCGAGCCAAAGGAATTCAAAGTACAGAACAATGAATATTATTATTTTTGTGCGTGGAACAGTTGAGGAAAGATATTGATACCCAAATAATCTGAGTAGTTTGCCGATTGTGTTATATGATAAATTGTTCAACCGTCTGCATATGCCATGTATGATTGTTCGACTATTGGAGATTATGTAAGGCGTTACCCACCAAAACGTACATCTGTTGCCTCTGGGATGTCTGTCACCAACCTGTACAAAATAATGAACAAGACAACACCTTTAGATCTTTGATCAGCAACAGGACTGTTCATACATGATGTAATATACTACATAATCCTATGCCTAAATCATGTCAAATTAAGGAAAAAACAATGTACGATTACATTGAAAGTTTTTTAAGGAGTTTTAAGTTGAAGAAACATGAATCCGATTAATTTATTAGTTATATGGTATTTTTGGATTGGTGATACTTTCTTAATAGCAAGTAGCTAACAAAATATTGACCAATCAGCCAAACAAAAAACTTGGTGTCACAAATAGGCAGCATGTCGAGTCAGAGGAACGTATGGAAATGTCAGTGTTTGGTACAAAATCAGTTACCCGTAAGTTTATCCAGCAGGAAATGTGACTGTTACGGTAATGGCGACTTTTATTACTGGAAGGCcaaagggttgtatatatggagatACAGGTGAGGGAAATATGCTGGGAACCCCTTATACAATTGGTATACACAGCACTTATATGTAATCTAACAATGACCACTGTTCTATATTATTTTATAATCAGCAAGTTCCTTCAATTTTTCTGCTATCTGTGGTTTGCTTCTAGATATTCCTGGCAGAAATTTTTGGCATTCATTAAATAAACATGAA comes from Triticum aestivum cultivar Chinese Spring chromosome 5B, IWGSC CS RefSeq v2.1, whole genome shotgun sequence and encodes:
- the LOC123112663 gene encoding protein FLOWERINGUS T isoform X1, coding for MSRGRDPLALSQVIGDVLDPFVKSAAMRINYGEKEITNGTGVRSSAVLNAPQVEIEGRDRTKLYTLVMVDPDAPSPSKPEYREYLHWLVTDIPEATDVRFGNEIVPYEAPRPPAGIHRLVFVLFKQGARQTVYAPGWRQNFNIRDFSAFYNLGPPVAALFFNCQKESGVGGRRYAPTKVHVLLKG
- the LOC123112663 gene encoding protein FLOWERINGUS T isoform X2; translated protein: MSRGRDPLALSQVIGDVLDPFVKSAAMRINYGEKEITNGTGVRSSAVLNAPQVEIEGRDRTKLYTLVMVDPDAPSPSKPEYREYLHWLVTDIPEATDVRFGNEIVPYEAPRPPAGIHRLVFVLFKQGARQTVYAPGWRQNFNIRDFSAFYNLGPPVAALFFNCQKESGVGGRRFQGPG